Proteins encoded within one genomic window of Geotalea daltonii FRC-32:
- a CDS encoding tRNA dihydrouridine synthase has protein sequence MLAPMQGVTNRAMRSLFIELVRPDTVFTEFIRVNAAAPVRRISAGDLKEMAAAEKDVPLVVQLIGHGRDALVSAAEAAQATGAIHINLNMGCPYGRMTSGPTGGGLLRHPEVLSEIIPSLRRVIKGTFSLKMRAGYDDPEQILRLLPLFEAAKVDFLVLHPRTVLQQYQGLADHAITARVVRETEIPVIANGDIRTASAGLQLLEETGAAGLMLGRGAIADPFIFQRLRQSAPSEPDQHDRSAMLQSYLLELLARYGKLFCGEAQVLAKIKEVLHFINDPHLEKPVKRLRKTKTIGAFVTALEELQ, from the coding sequence ATGCTCGCCCCCATGCAGGGAGTGACCAACCGGGCCATGCGCTCCCTCTTTATCGAGTTAGTAAGGCCTGACACCGTCTTTACCGAGTTCATCAGGGTCAATGCCGCTGCCCCCGTTCGTCGCATTTCTGCCGGCGATCTCAAGGAAATGGCAGCCGCAGAAAAGGACGTGCCTCTGGTGGTGCAGCTGATCGGTCATGGCAGGGATGCCCTCGTATCCGCTGCCGAGGCTGCCCAGGCAACCGGAGCGATTCACATCAACCTGAACATGGGCTGTCCCTATGGCCGCATGACTTCAGGCCCTACCGGCGGTGGTCTGCTCCGTCACCCTGAAGTACTATCCGAGATAATCCCCTCCCTGCGCCGGGTGATCAAGGGCACTTTTTCGTTGAAAATGCGGGCAGGATACGACGACCCGGAGCAAATCCTTCGCCTGCTCCCTCTTTTTGAAGCGGCGAAGGTAGACTTTCTCGTCCTTCATCCACGGACCGTGCTGCAGCAATACCAGGGACTGGCCGATCATGCCATTACCGCCCGCGTCGTCAGGGAAACGGAGATACCGGTCATAGCCAACGGTGACATCCGCACGGCCTCGGCAGGGCTACAACTCCTTGAGGAGACAGGCGCCGCGGGCCTCATGCTCGGCAGGGGAGCCATAGCCGACCCCTTCATTTTTCAGAGGTTGCGGCAGTCGGCCCCCAGTGAGCCCGATCAGCATGACCGGTCGGCGATGCTGCAAAGCTATCTGCTGGAACTGCTGGCACGCTATGGAAAGCTATTCTGTGGCGAGGCGCAGGTTCTTGCCAAGATAAAGGAAGTACTCCATTTCATCAATGATCCCCACCTGGAGAAACCGGTCAAACGGTTGAGGAAGACGAAAACGATCGGGGCTTTCGTGACGGCACTGGAGGAACTTCAGTGA
- a CDS encoding FKBP-type peptidyl-prolyl cis-trans isomerase, whose protein sequence is MALAKNGDKVKINFTGTLEDGTVIDTTYEDHDHSHDCGCDDDGCGCDDDGCSCETGPMELVIGKEEFFPQIEEALVGMTPGERKKLTITAADAFGEYDEEKVFSIGRDQIPADITPEVGQELEFTSDDDEVLEVTVVEVTNDAVLLDANHPLAGEDITYEFELVEIL, encoded by the coding sequence ATGGCATTGGCAAAAAACGGAGATAAGGTGAAGATCAACTTCACCGGCACCCTGGAGGATGGTACCGTAATCGACACCACCTATGAAGATCACGATCATTCACACGACTGCGGCTGCGATGACGACGGCTGCGGCTGTGATGACGACGGCTGCAGCTGTGAAACGGGTCCAATGGAGCTCGTGATCGGTAAGGAAGAATTTTTCCCTCAGATAGAAGAAGCGCTGGTCGGCATGACTCCCGGAGAACGGAAAAAGCTCACCATCACTGCAGCAGACGCATTTGGCGAGTATGATGAAGAAAAGGTCTTCAGCATCGGCCGCGACCAGATCCCTGCCGACATTACCCCGGAAGTGGGCCAGGAACTGGAATTCACGAGCGACGACGATGAGGTGCTGGAAGTCACGGTAGTAGAGGTAACAAACGATGCGGTGCTGCTGGACGCCAACCATCCCCTGGCAGGTGAAGATATAACTTATGAATTCGAGCTTGTCGAGATCCTGTAA
- a CDS encoding bifunctional diguanylate cyclase/phosphodiesterase — protein MAFISLKTKMSVAVSLLVIALVGALALSLFSYFENQTKKSIAQHQAVLISGIADDIDDKILRSLNALISVAKTISPDIINDPEKAQIFLDKRPGTHSIFDNGLFLFSADGKIIAESPYRPGRRGRDISFRDYYKKTVATQRPQISDPYLSTHNPGKPAIILTVPVFDSSGRLQAIFAGSLDLTKQNFLGKLSHIRLGRTGYLFLFTTDGTFVMHPDPGRILRPGTLIGSSFFHMAANGFEGTKERENSRGIRVLTTYRHLRATNWILGANYPLKEAYAPVEQAKFYVALASFFGIILSILVVWLGMRYLTMPLLNMARHIRSMHGEPGKTSPVEVLSEDEIGELGLAFNDLLDRVGKEQEALREAVLTAKNERAKSEAIVAALGDGMSMVDTDFKVLYQNKVHQTLAGGEFIGSYCYQAFEGKDAPCSGCPVAMSFADGLVHTAERVVERDGEKLYLEITASPLFDYDGRINAGIEVVRNISRRKQMESAIEQMAFHDALTGLPNRRLFNERLAQAIAYAQRNDQFLAVMFLDLDHFKDINDSLGHTIGDELLKEVATRLKRCGRRAEDTIARQGGDEFLLFLSEIKDKEDAVHLAALLLQEMTAPFILSGYELFVSVSIGISIYPHDGRDVETLASNADIAMYRAKQQGRNSVNLYNHSMGEKNRQRLTVETSLRRAIGKNQLVLHYQPQVSVHSGKIIGMEALVRWNHPEQGLLLPTSFIPQAEETGLILDLGEWVLETAAAQNKAWQDAGYPPVKISVNYSQRQLRQQDFVEKLLKSLKQTGLEARWLELEIREAVMAEGIMDNLQALAALRDVGVRIAIDNFGAGYSCLKQLGDFPLDALKIDLSFVSQISSSEVKKAIAGTVASLAKGLHLSVIAQGVETKEQMQLLCSLGYGEMQGNYFSNPLPAEEAGLLLSRENDWSGPLWQLSQK, from the coding sequence ATGGCATTCATCAGTCTTAAAACCAAGATGTCCGTTGCCGTTTCCCTGCTGGTGATCGCATTGGTTGGTGCGCTGGCCCTCTCCCTGTTCTCTTATTTTGAGAACCAGACAAAAAAGTCCATTGCCCAACACCAGGCAGTTCTCATATCGGGAATTGCCGATGATATTGACGACAAGATCCTGCGCTCCCTTAATGCGCTCATCTCGGTGGCAAAGACCATTTCCCCCGACATCATCAATGATCCGGAAAAGGCGCAGATATTCCTGGACAAACGACCGGGCACCCATTCCATATTCGATAACGGGCTTTTCCTTTTCTCTGCCGATGGCAAAATCATCGCCGAGAGCCCATATCGCCCGGGACGAAGGGGGCGGGACATCTCCTTTCGCGACTATTATAAAAAAACAGTGGCCACCCAGAGGCCGCAAATTTCCGATCCATATCTTTCCACCCATAATCCTGGAAAACCGGCCATTATCCTCACTGTCCCTGTTTTTGATTCCAGCGGTCGTTTGCAAGCCATTTTTGCCGGCAGCCTCGATCTGACAAAGCAGAACTTTCTCGGCAAACTTTCACACATCAGGCTGGGCAGAACGGGCTATCTTTTTCTCTTTACCACCGATGGCACTTTTGTCATGCATCCTGATCCAGGGAGGATCTTAAGGCCTGGTACCCTGATCGGGAGCAGCTTTTTCCACATGGCTGCCAACGGTTTCGAAGGGACCAAGGAAAGGGAAAATTCACGGGGCATCCGCGTTCTAACAACCTACAGGCATCTGCGTGCCACCAACTGGATCCTCGGCGCAAACTACCCTCTCAAGGAAGCCTATGCTCCGGTGGAGCAAGCAAAGTTTTATGTCGCATTGGCCTCTTTTTTCGGCATCATTCTTTCCATTCTGGTCGTCTGGCTTGGCATGAGGTACCTGACCATGCCTCTGCTGAACATGGCCCGACATATCAGGAGCATGCACGGTGAGCCGGGTAAAACATCCCCGGTGGAGGTACTGTCGGAGGACGAAATAGGCGAACTGGGGTTGGCATTTAACGATCTGCTGGACCGTGTGGGAAAAGAACAGGAAGCATTGCGCGAAGCCGTGCTGACTGCAAAAAATGAACGGGCCAAATCGGAGGCGATCGTTGCCGCCCTGGGCGATGGCATGAGCATGGTTGATACAGACTTCAAGGTCCTGTACCAGAATAAGGTTCACCAGACCTTGGCTGGTGGGGAATTCATCGGCAGCTACTGTTATCAGGCATTCGAAGGCAAGGATGCTCCCTGCAGCGGCTGCCCGGTGGCAATGTCCTTTGCCGATGGTTTAGTACATACGGCGGAACGGGTCGTTGAGCGGGACGGAGAAAAACTGTACCTGGAAATAACTGCCTCCCCACTTTTTGATTACGATGGCCGGATAAACGCCGGTATCGAGGTGGTGCGGAATATTTCCAGGAGGAAGCAGATGGAATCAGCCATTGAACAGATGGCTTTTCACGATGCACTGACCGGCCTTCCCAACAGGCGGTTGTTCAATGAGCGGCTGGCTCAGGCAATTGCATATGCCCAGCGCAATGATCAATTTCTTGCGGTCATGTTTCTCGACCTTGACCACTTCAAGGACATCAATGACAGCCTTGGCCATACCATCGGCGATGAACTGTTGAAGGAGGTCGCTACGCGGCTGAAACGCTGTGGAAGAAGGGCTGAAGACACTATCGCTCGCCAGGGTGGCGATGAGTTTCTGCTGTTCCTTTCTGAAATAAAGGACAAAGAAGATGCTGTGCACCTTGCAGCTCTTCTCTTGCAGGAGATGACTGCTCCTTTTATCCTGTCCGGCTATGAACTCTTTGTCAGCGTCAGCATCGGCATCAGCATTTATCCCCATGATGGAAGGGACGTGGAGACCCTGGCAAGTAACGCCGATATTGCCATGTACCGGGCAAAACAACAGGGGCGAAACAGCGTTAACCTGTATAATCATTCAATGGGAGAAAAAAACCGGCAGCGGCTGACAGTGGAGACAAGCCTGCGGCGGGCTATCGGAAAAAACCAGCTGGTGCTCCACTACCAGCCTCAGGTGTCGGTACATTCGGGAAAAATAATCGGCATGGAGGCACTGGTGCGCTGGAATCATCCCGAGCAGGGGTTGCTGCTGCCCACTTCCTTCATCCCCCAGGCGGAGGAAACCGGGTTGATCCTAGATCTTGGAGAATGGGTGCTGGAGACTGCCGCTGCCCAGAACAAAGCCTGGCAGGATGCCGGTTATCCACCGGTGAAGATTTCTGTCAATTATTCACAGAGGCAATTGCGTCAGCAAGATTTTGTGGAGAAGCTGCTGAAGTCACTGAAACAGACGGGACTGGAAGCACGCTGGCTCGAACTGGAAATACGGGAAGCGGTGATGGCCGAAGGCATTATGGATAACCTGCAGGCGCTGGCGGCCCTGCGTGACGTGGGGGTGCGGATCGCCATCGACAATTTCGGCGCCGGATATTCCTGTCTGAAACAACTGGGGGATTTCCCCCTGGATGCATTGAAGATCGATCTTTCTTTTGTCTCCCAGATCTCGTCGAGTGAGGTGAAAAAAGCTATTGCCGGGACTGTTGCCAGCCTTGCGAAGGGCTTGCACCTGTCGGTCATTGCCCAGGGGGTGGAAACCAAAGAACAGATGCAGCTGCTTTGTTCTCTCGGCTATGGGGAAATGCAGGGCAATTACTTCAGCAATCCATTGCCGGCCGAAGAAGCAGGGTTGCTGCTTTCAAGGGAAAATGACTGGAGTGGTCCGCTCTGGCAGCTCAGCCAGAAGTAG
- the tpx gene encoding thiol peroxidase: MLLERKNVVTFKEKPVTLLGPQLRVGDPAPDFTVVDNALAPITLASYQGKVKVISAVPSLDTPVCEMETRRFNQEAATLPDNVVVLTVSLDLPFAQKRWCGASGIDRVITLSDYQERSFGQAYGVLVKELKLLCRTIFIIDDKNLIRYIQFVPEITHEPDYAAVIGAVKNLV, encoded by the coding sequence ATGCTTCTGGAGAGAAAAAATGTGGTGACGTTCAAGGAAAAACCGGTAACGTTGCTGGGCCCCCAACTGAGGGTCGGCGATCCGGCTCCGGACTTTACCGTCGTTGACAATGCACTGGCGCCGATTACTCTTGCCAGCTACCAGGGGAAGGTAAAGGTCATAAGTGCGGTACCGTCTCTGGATACACCTGTATGCGAGATGGAAACCCGCCGCTTTAACCAGGAGGCAGCTACACTGCCGGACAATGTGGTGGTGCTGACAGTGAGCCTTGATCTGCCCTTTGCCCAGAAACGCTGGTGCGGGGCGTCCGGTATCGACCGGGTCATCACCCTGTCCGATTACCAGGAGCGCTCCTTTGGCCAGGCTTATGGCGTGCTGGTAAAGGAGTTGAAATTGCTCTGCCGTACCATCTTCATCATCGACGACAAAAACCTCATCCGCTATATCCAGTTTGTTCCCGAGATTACACATGAACCGGATTATGCTGCGGTCATCGGTGCGGTGAAAAATCTGGTCTAG
- a CDS encoding YceH family protein yields MDVTLNEVEVRVLGSLIEKELTTPEYYPLSLNALTNACNQKSNRDPVLNLDEGEVVRALDSLKFKQLALLSGEGGRVPKYRHALMEKLRLDPPELAVLAELLLRGPQTVGELRTRGERMHPFPDLPAIEEVLEELMARTPALVMRLPRQPGRKDSRYAQLFAGEPQTAAEQSPPPEAARLRVVAENERIGHLEEEVVHLRGEVAELRRLVEEFKSQFE; encoded by the coding sequence ATGGATGTAACGTTAAACGAAGTAGAGGTGCGGGTTCTCGGTTCACTGATCGAAAAGGAGCTGACTACTCCGGAATATTACCCATTGAGCCTTAATGCGCTGACCAATGCCTGCAATCAAAAATCCAACCGGGATCCGGTGCTGAACCTGGATGAAGGGGAGGTGGTCAGGGCTCTGGACAGTCTCAAGTTCAAGCAGTTGGCTTTGTTATCCGGCGAAGGGGGAAGAGTCCCCAAGTATCGCCATGCACTGATGGAAAAACTGCGCCTGGATCCACCGGAACTGGCGGTTTTGGCTGAACTGCTGCTGCGAGGTCCGCAGACAGTGGGAGAACTGCGAACCAGGGGGGAGCGGATGCATCCTTTTCCCGATCTTCCGGCTATTGAAGAGGTTCTGGAAGAGCTGATGGCCAGGACTCCGGCCTTGGTGATGCGACTGCCGCGCCAACCGGGAAGAAAGGATTCCCGCTATGCACAGCTCTTTGCCGGGGAGCCGCAAACTGCGGCAGAGCAGTCGCCACCACCGGAAGCGGCACGGCTCAGGGTGGTTGCGGAAAACGAGCGTATTGGCCACCTTGAAGAGGAGGTCGTCCACCTGCGTGGGGAGGTGGCAGAGTTGCGACGTCTGGTGGAAGAATTCAAATCCCAGTTTGAGTAA
- a CDS encoding NUDIX hydrolase, which yields MDRCTCKNREITLFETIECVLSNLGHEALPADRRVPAAVALILRHGPAGPEMLFIERAKHKGDPWSGDLGFPGGKVEMSDVDACSAAKREALEEIGIDLAAARYLGCLAEITGATLPVRVTCFVFALDETPELTLNGEVQDVFWVSLADLQDLNRHTLTSVRIKGEMVHYPAVIMPFSGKPPLWGLTYRLVKRFFELLPEGIL from the coding sequence ATGGACAGATGCACGTGTAAAAACAGAGAAATCACCCTCTTTGAAACCATTGAGTGCGTTCTTTCGAACCTTGGGCACGAGGCACTCCCGGCCGACCGGCGTGTTCCTGCCGCTGTGGCGTTGATCCTGCGTCATGGCCCGGCCGGCCCCGAAATGCTGTTCATCGAACGGGCAAAGCACAAGGGAGATCCCTGGTCGGGTGATCTGGGCTTTCCGGGTGGCAAGGTGGAAATGAGCGATGTGGATGCCTGCAGTGCCGCAAAGCGTGAGGCGTTGGAGGAGATCGGCATCGATCTGGCTGCCGCCCGTTACCTGGGTTGTCTTGCCGAGATCACCGGCGCCACCTTGCCGGTCAGGGTGACTTGTTTTGTCTTTGCCCTCGATGAAACCCCTGAACTGACCTTGAATGGCGAGGTTCAGGATGTTTTCTGGGTTTCCCTTGCCGATCTCCAAGACCTGAATCGTCACACCCTCACGTCGGTACGCATAAAAGGGGAGATGGTTCATTATCCTGCCGTCATCATGCCGTTTTCCGGTAAGCCACCCTTATGGGGACTTACCTACCGTCTGGTGAAACGTTTTTTCGAACTGCTGCCGGAGGGGATACTTTAG
- a CDS encoding PP2C family protein-serine/threonine phosphatase, whose protein sequence is MERSRILLVDDTPENLELLAEILGESYATISAGNGEAALVAASTQPLPDLILLDINMPDMDGYEVCRRLKEDPLLREIPVIFLSGLDATQDKVKAFKAGGVDYITKPFQFDEMQARVTTHVRLRQFQSELEQKGRELQDAYDRLDREFRCVGEVQKSLLPDRLPDVPGFDLASYYCPARRAGGDYFDVLPVNGKRWGIFVADVTGHGPPAAIVTAMTHVMLHLAPCKDHPDKLLSFLNRTLYGRTQEDQFVTAFYGILDPDSGEFIFSSAGHTPPLLCKKTENSRAVCFDAGLPLGINPLEEYTTTRQILATGDIFLLYTDGITEAARNDGEMFGLERLMTVSGAQRNLSAGQFCERLCQNVDQFRRGVEQGDDVTVLVLKAK, encoded by the coding sequence ATGGAACGCAGCAGGATTCTCCTTGTGGACGATACGCCGGAAAACCTGGAGCTGTTGGCCGAGATACTCGGTGAATCGTATGCCACCATTTCCGCCGGCAACGGTGAAGCTGCACTCGTAGCAGCAAGTACCCAGCCGCTGCCTGACCTCATCCTCCTCGATATCAACATGCCGGACATGGACGGGTACGAAGTGTGCCGGAGATTGAAGGAAGACCCGCTCCTGCGGGAAATCCCCGTCATCTTTCTCAGTGGCCTCGATGCCACCCAGGATAAGGTGAAAGCGTTCAAGGCCGGTGGCGTCGATTACATTACCAAGCCATTCCAGTTCGATGAGATGCAGGCCCGGGTCACTACCCATGTGCGCCTCAGGCAGTTCCAGTCAGAACTGGAGCAGAAGGGGCGGGAGCTGCAGGATGCCTATGACCGGCTGGACCGTGAATTCAGATGTGTCGGCGAGGTGCAGAAGAGCCTTTTACCTGACCGGTTACCGGATGTCCCCGGCTTCGATCTTGCCAGTTATTACTGTCCTGCCAGACGCGCCGGCGGTGACTATTTTGACGTCCTGCCCGTCAACGGCAAGCGATGGGGGATTTTTGTCGCGGATGTGACCGGCCATGGGCCCCCTGCCGCCATCGTTACCGCCATGACCCATGTAATGCTTCATCTGGCTCCATGCAAGGACCACCCCGACAAACTTCTCTCCTTTCTCAACAGAACCCTCTATGGCAGGACCCAGGAAGACCAGTTCGTAACTGCCTTCTATGGCATTCTCGATCCGGACAGCGGTGAATTCATCTTTTCCTCTGCCGGGCACACTCCACCTCTTCTTTGTAAAAAAACCGAAAATAGCAGAGCGGTCTGTTTTGACGCAGGTTTGCCCCTGGGTATCAACCCATTGGAAGAATACACCACAACCCGGCAGATTCTGGCAACGGGCGATATTTTTCTCCTCTATACCGACGGGATAACGGAAGCGGCCAGAAACGACGGGGAGATGTTCGGACTGGAGCGGCTGATGACTGTATCGGGAGCGCAGCGGAATCTGAGCGCCGGCCAGTTCTGCGAAAGGTTGTGCCAGAATGTGGACCAGTTCAGAAGAGGGGTTGAACAGGGGGACGATGTAACGGTACTCGTTCTGAAGGCAAAATAA
- a CDS encoding DUF2288 domain-containing protein: protein MKPGKEELALAIDVAEWGWLRVHLERDGLILISSDMDLAEAGWRIATDDTPVISGWIESGTVGKPSLAQIAKWDEDKGKQFQMLIVSPYILIQDKALNIQ from the coding sequence GTGAAACCTGGTAAAGAAGAGCTGGCCCTGGCAATAGACGTGGCGGAATGGGGCTGGCTACGGGTGCACCTGGAAAGAGACGGGCTGATACTGATTTCCTCCGACATGGACCTGGCGGAAGCGGGATGGAGGATAGCCACCGACGATACCCCTGTTATCAGCGGCTGGATCGAATCGGGCACGGTCGGCAAACCCTCGCTGGCGCAGATTGCCAAGTGGGATGAGGACAAGGGGAAGCAGTTCCAGATGCTGATTGTCAGCCCATATATCCTCATTCAGGATAAGGCTCTGAATATACAATGA
- a CDS encoding DUF1847 domain-containing protein — MADETPVSCSKCSAVWQKCGVTNCWSGDPETAPPKPGNCPSEAYADIIHSSFSEYKRDSEDARLARVAARVEGLCYQKVEGSDAVNARWTRVEDTIAFARLMGWKKIGIATCIGLLDETERLVAILKAQGLEPQSVCCKAGSIDKKELGLAESDKVRPGTFEPACNPIAQAEICNRLGCEMNIIVGLCIGHDMLFSKYSKAPVTTLVVKDRVTGHNPAAALYGQNFYYKRLQKQPVLPDEK; from the coding sequence ATGGCTGACGAAACACCCGTATCCTGTTCAAAATGCAGCGCTGTCTGGCAGAAGTGCGGTGTCACCAACTGCTGGAGCGGCGATCCTGAGACCGCTCCGCCAAAGCCTGGCAACTGCCCGTCAGAAGCATATGCAGATATCATTCACTCATCTTTCAGCGAATATAAGAGAGACAGCGAAGACGCCAGACTGGCCAGGGTGGCGGCCAGGGTGGAGGGGCTATGCTACCAGAAGGTAGAGGGAAGTGATGCGGTAAATGCCCGATGGACCAGGGTCGAGGATACCATCGCCTTCGCCCGGCTCATGGGCTGGAAAAAGATCGGCATTGCTACCTGCATCGGACTTCTTGACGAAACGGAGCGGCTGGTGGCCATTCTCAAGGCCCAGGGGCTGGAGCCCCAGAGCGTCTGCTGCAAGGCGGGGAGTATCGATAAGAAGGAGCTGGGTCTTGCTGAATCGGACAAGGTACGTCCGGGTACATTCGAGCCTGCCTGCAACCCCATTGCCCAAGCGGAAATCTGCAATCGCCTTGGCTGCGAGATGAACATTATCGTTGGCCTTTGCATCGGCCACGACATGCTCTTCAGCAAATACTCAAAGGCACCGGTCACGACCCTGGTGGTGAAGGACCGGGTTACCGGCCACAACCCGGCTGCAGCTCTCTATGGTCAGAATTTTTACTACAAAAGGCTGCAGAAACAGCCGGTATTGCCGGACGAAAAATAG
- the thpR gene encoding RNA 2',3'-cyclic phosphodiesterase, translating to MHRLFVAVDLPDKVKKSVTDIRCELPGARWVAEEQLHLTLRFIGDADELTMRAIKTAFKELTSPAFQLALCGIGHFPPGKHPRVLWVGMTVSEQLLALQQQVELALLEAGIPLEGRKFSPHITIARLKETPARLVIALEEKEKAFASEPFQVTQFHLYSSTLTGSGAIHTRQASYPLIF from the coding sequence ATGCACCGACTGTTTGTTGCTGTTGACTTGCCTGATAAGGTGAAAAAATCGGTGACGGACATCAGATGTGAGCTGCCGGGGGCTCGCTGGGTCGCGGAGGAACAGCTGCATCTCACCTTACGCTTTATCGGCGACGCTGATGAACTGACTATGCGAGCCATAAAAACAGCGTTTAAGGAATTGACCTCACCGGCATTTCAACTTGCCCTTTGCGGCATTGGTCATTTCCCGCCCGGAAAACACCCCCGGGTGCTCTGGGTGGGGATGACAGTGAGCGAGCAGCTGTTGGCACTGCAGCAGCAAGTGGAGCTGGCCTTGCTGGAGGCTGGTATCCCTTTGGAAGGCCGTAAATTCTCCCCCCACATTACGATCGCCAGACTGAAGGAAACGCCGGCACGGCTGGTGATAGCCCTTGAGGAAAAGGAGAAGGCTTTCGCCAGCGAACCTTTTCAGGTAACTCAATTCCATCTCTATTCCAGCACCCTCACCGGCAGCGGTGCTATCCATACCCGGCAGGCCAGTTACCCTCTGATCTTCTAG
- a CDS encoding CapA family protein, with the protein MHSRLLLVLLVLTLSMPTLAIAGQVVINAVGDIMLAGKGGAALERMGYDYPFAATVAALKAGDLAMGNLETPITSGGLEFKDKSYRFKAVPQAAAALKRAGFRVLTMANNHMLDYGTDGLLDTIYHLDKQGIKHSGAGKSLTEARREAIIDCNGNRIAFLSYSLTYPAEFFATGMRAGTAPGYPSYYEKDISRIRANADYVIVSFHWGKEGAATPKRYQVSTARRAVEAGADLVIGHHPHVLQGIESYRNGLIFYSLGNFAFGSLSRNSDRSIIARITLDRGIKEAELIPINVLNHEVRFQPAILKGKRGKDVIERIRAISSPMGTTIRDENGRYLIDLQQTGQTLAERRE; encoded by the coding sequence ATGCATTCCCGACTGCTGTTGGTTTTACTGGTCCTTACCCTGAGCATGCCTACCCTTGCCATCGCCGGCCAAGTGGTCATCAACGCCGTTGGCGACATCATGCTCGCCGGCAAGGGAGGCGCGGCGCTGGAACGTATGGGCTACGACTATCCGTTTGCCGCTACTGTTGCAGCTCTGAAAGCTGGGGATCTCGCCATGGGCAATCTGGAAACGCCAATTACCAGCGGCGGCTTGGAATTCAAAGACAAAAGTTACCGGTTCAAAGCCGTTCCCCAAGCTGCTGCAGCATTAAAAAGGGCTGGCTTCAGGGTGCTGACCATGGCAAACAATCACATGCTCGACTACGGCACCGACGGCTTGTTGGATACCATCTATCACCTGGATAAACAGGGAATTAAACACAGCGGAGCCGGTAAATCCCTGACCGAGGCCCGTCGGGAGGCAATTATCGACTGCAACGGTAATAGAATTGCATTCCTTTCCTATTCCCTCACTTACCCTGCAGAATTTTTCGCCACCGGCATGCGCGCCGGGACAGCACCCGGCTATCCTTCCTACTATGAAAAGGATATCTCCAGAATCAGAGCCAATGCTGATTACGTGATCGTTTCGTTTCATTGGGGAAAGGAAGGGGCCGCCACGCCGAAAAGATATCAGGTTTCAACAGCCCGTAGGGCGGTAGAGGCCGGAGCAGATCTGGTCATCGGCCACCACCCCCACGTTCTGCAGGGGATCGAAAGCTACAGGAACGGCCTGATCTTTTACAGCCTGGGCAACTTTGCCTTCGGCAGCCTGAGCAGGAACTCCGACAGGAGCATCATCGCCCGGATTACGTTGGATAGGGGGATAAAGGAAGCCGAACTGATTCCCATCAACGTCCTTAACCATGAGGTCAGGTTTCAGCCGGCCATATTAAAGGGGAAAAGAGGTAAGGATGTCATCGAGCGTATACGGGCAATTTCCAGCCCGATGGGCACCACCATACGAGATGAGAATGGTCGTTACCTGATCGATCTGCAGCAGACCGGACAAACTCTTGCAGAAAGAAGGGAATGA